In a single window of the Niabella ginsenosidivorans genome:
- a CDS encoding acyltransferase family protein produces the protein MQVSDSRYTNSFDFLRILGAVGIAYLHSYDLLQREKINLSVIILGMFFTVSGYLIAKSADRSTSIANYLWKRVLRIQPLLVVVCLMTVFILGPVFTKLSISDYFRSSATWQYFRTVFPVFGIQYSLPGVFKSNIAESGVNGSLWTLVLEERAYLIMVPFLFLKKARKNLFAAFVVLLNIIYLLYYYHIGGLGSHFFDAYRMQYYVLFFNSALFYFFKFPFSKINSFATIVIVAVVYFFVQKSIFATLYLLPFLTLLIGNKKTLFSQVAKKGDITYGLYVLAFPVQQSLIALFNNDLQPQVLLFLTLLICTPLAYLSWHFIEQPFLSLRNKVS, from the coding sequence ATGCAAGTGTCTGATAGCAGGTATACGAACTCGTTTGATTTTTTAAGGATACTGGGCGCTGTTGGGATCGCTTATCTGCATTCCTATGACCTCCTGCAACGGGAAAAAATAAATCTGTCAGTGATCATACTGGGCATGTTTTTTACAGTAAGCGGCTACCTTATTGCAAAAAGCGCTGACAGGTCTACTTCAATAGCAAATTACTTATGGAAACGGGTGCTGCGGATCCAGCCTTTGCTGGTTGTTGTTTGCCTGATGACGGTTTTTATTTTAGGCCCGGTATTTACCAAGCTCAGCATCAGTGATTATTTTAGAAGCAGCGCTACCTGGCAGTATTTCAGAACCGTTTTTCCTGTATTCGGTATTCAATATAGTTTGCCCGGTGTATTTAAAAGCAATATTGCAGAAAGCGGTGTTAACGGGTCTTTATGGACGCTTGTTTTGGAAGAGAGGGCCTATTTGATTATGGTTCCTTTTCTTTTCTTGAAAAAGGCGCGGAAAAATCTTTTTGCTGCATTTGTAGTCCTGTTAAATATTATTTATCTGTTGTATTATTATCATATTGGCGGGCTGGGTTCACACTTTTTTGATGCCTACAGAATGCAGTATTATGTTCTGTTTTTTAACAGCGCTTTGTTTTATTTTTTTAAGTTCCCCTTTTCCAAAATCAATTCTTTTGCAACTATTGTAATTGTTGCTGTGGTGTATTTTTTTGTGCAGAAGTCCATTTTTGCAACTTTATATCTTTTACCGTTCCTTACCTTGTTAATAGGGAATAAAAAAACGCTCTTTTCACAAGTGGCCAAAAAGGGCGATATTACTTACGGGCTGTATGTGCTGGCTTTTCCCGTGCAGCAGTCATTAATTGCCCTATTTAATAATGACCTTCAGCCGCAGGTGCTGCTTTTCCTTACCCTGCTTATCTGCACTCCGCTGGCGTATTTATCCTGGCATTTTATAGAGCAGCCTTTTTTAAGCCTTCGCAACAAGGTCAGCTGA
- a CDS encoding riboflavin synthase: MFTGIIEATGTVVSSDKNGTNLTFTIESTISNELKADQSVSHNGVCLTVEKVDGNRHQVTAIAETLDVSNLSNWQSGTIVNLERCMTLSGRLDGHIVQGHVDSTGICTSVVEKNGSTEFTIAFDAKFAQLVIEKGSVAVNGISLTVFNVTENSFTVAIIPYTMAHTNMQQLQTGDKVNLEFDVIGKYVLRHLGTGIS; this comes from the coding sequence ATGTTTACAGGTATTATAGAAGCAACAGGAACTGTAGTGTCCTCCGATAAAAATGGCACCAATCTCACTTTTACTATTGAAAGCACTATTTCAAATGAATTAAAAGCAGATCAGAGCGTGAGCCATAACGGGGTTTGCCTTACTGTAGAAAAGGTGGATGGCAACCGGCACCAGGTAACGGCCATAGCGGAGACCCTGGATGTCAGCAATCTCAGCAACTGGCAGTCGGGCACTATTGTAAACCTTGAGCGCTGTATGACCCTGAGCGGGCGCCTGGATGGTCATATTGTGCAGGGGCATGTAGACAGCACCGGAATATGCACCTCAGTTGTTGAAAAGAACGGGAGCACGGAATTTACGATTGCATTTGACGCAAAATTTGCTCAGTTAGTTATTGAAAAAGGCTCCGTAGCAGTAAACGGCATCAGCCTTACTGTTTTTAATGTTACTGAAAACAGCTTTACCGTTGCCATTATCCCTTATACAATGGCGCACACCAATATGCAGCAGCTACAAACAGGTGATAAAGTAAACCTGGAATTTGATGTGATCGGGAAATATGTATTAAGGCACCTGGGCACAGGCATCAGCTGA
- the rpsU gene encoding 30S ribosomal protein S21, which produces MQAGAFIKKFPIKNGQLPEPDFPGIKKNKRDLSFYEKNTIFAPQKNYQRRYKIFMLIIDSKDCENIDKALKKYKKKFEKSKTLLQLRERQHFTKPSVKSRMQRLKAIYKQQIASGKIEL; this is translated from the coding sequence ATGCAGGCAGGTGCGTTTATAAAGAAGTTTCCTATTAAAAACGGGCAGTTGCCGGAACCTGATTTCCCGGGAATTAAAAAAAATAAGCGGGATTTGAGTTTTTATGAGAAAAATACTATCTTTGCACCTCAAAAAAACTACCAAAGGAGGTATAAAATATTTATGTTAATTATTGATTCTAAGGACTGCGAGAACATTGACAAAGCTTTAAAGAAGTACAAGAAGAAATTTGAGAAATCAAAAACTCTACTTCAACTGCGTGAACGTCAGCATTTTACAAAGCCATCTGTCAAGAGTCGTATGCAGCGTTTAAAGGCAATCTATAAGCAACAGATCGCCAGTGGAAAAATAGAATTATAA
- a CDS encoding tyrosine-type recombinase/integrase: MQKTFSDHIAAFISYLQFEKRYSKHTVIAYTSDLNEFLSFVTKVWGTLPVKEISYSIVRSWLASLMEAEITPRSINRKISALKSFFKYHIKTGTIGENPMFKVVAPKVSKRLPSFINENDLLLLNETVSGATEDWKTLNAKLLIALFYGTGMRLSELIQLKETQLDFYRKQVKILGKGNKERIVPLNKVLLDAINEYMGLKRKQFAQLPVELLVTEKGKKLYPKYAYLLVKKYLSVIPTLDKKSPHVLRHSFATHLMNNGAEIKAVKDLLGHASLAATQVYTHNTIEKLKDVYKNAHPKA; the protein is encoded by the coding sequence ATGCAAAAAACATTTTCAGACCATATAGCCGCATTTATCAGTTATCTTCAGTTTGAAAAAAGATATTCCAAACATACAGTCATTGCCTATACCTCTGACCTCAATGAATTTTTAAGCTTTGTAACAAAGGTATGGGGAACGCTCCCTGTTAAGGAAATTTCCTACTCCATTGTCCGGAGCTGGCTGGCCAGCCTGATGGAAGCGGAAATTACTCCAAGAAGCATAAACCGGAAAATATCTGCTTTAAAATCATTTTTTAAATACCATATAAAAACAGGAACTATCGGGGAAAACCCGATGTTCAAAGTAGTGGCCCCAAAGGTCAGCAAACGCCTGCCGTCATTTATAAACGAAAACGATCTGCTATTGCTGAATGAAACAGTATCCGGAGCTACTGAAGACTGGAAAACGCTGAATGCAAAATTATTGATCGCCCTGTTCTACGGTACCGGTATGCGTTTAAGTGAACTGATCCAGTTAAAAGAAACCCAACTGGATTTTTACAGAAAACAGGTAAAGATACTGGGCAAGGGCAATAAGGAGCGTATTGTACCGTTAAACAAGGTTTTACTGGATGCCATTAATGAATATATGGGGTTAAAAAGGAAACAGTTTGCCCAATTGCCTGTGGAATTGCTGGTTACGGAAAAAGGGAAAAAATTGTATCCGAAGTATGCCTATTTACTGGTAAAAAAATACCTTTCTGTTATTCCAACGCTTGACAAAAAAAGCCCACATGTGTTACGTCATAGTTTTGCAACGCATTTAATGAATAACGGGGCAGAAATAAAAGCTGTAAAAGATCTGCTGGGCCATGCAAGCCTTGCTGCCACACAGGTTTATACTCATAATACTATAGAAAAATTGAAGGATGTGTATAAAAATGCACATCCGAAAGCGTAA
- a CDS encoding HPF/RaiA family ribosome-associated protein produces MNVNIQTVNFNADRKLLDAISRKMEKLTTFHDRIIDSVVYLKLDNVVHNIKDKIVEIRVQVPRHSFFVKTTSKSFEESFENAFDSLVNQVKRRKEKMIA; encoded by the coding sequence ATGAATGTGAACATTCAAACAGTTAATTTTAACGCTGACAGGAAATTGCTGGATGCAATCAGCCGTAAAATGGAAAAACTCACTACGTTTCACGACCGCATTATTGACTCGGTGGTTTATCTGAAGTTAGACAACGTAGTACACAATATAAAGGATAAGATCGTAGAGATCAGAGTGCAGGTACCCCGGCACAGCTTCTTTGTGAAAACGACCAGTAAATCTTTTGAAGAATCTTTTGAGAACGCATTTGATTCTTTAGTGAACCAGGTAAAAAGGCGTAAAGAAAAAATGATAGCTTAA
- a CDS encoding YMGG-like glycine zipper-containing protein: MKRIVPFIAIVVLLVAVSCRNTKKEDNAGAIPAQDTLGLAEYQKWKMENEVRNRLEQEQAQNQAAAAPAPRPSSSSSRSTTGGTYHSSAASVSNDNNSYSSDNSGGSVAQAPAPAPKKKGMSHTAKGAIVGAASGAVIGAVANKHNRLGGGVVGGVIGAATGAGVGAIVDKKERQRGD; this comes from the coding sequence ATGAAAAGGATAGTACCATTTATTGCGATAGTGGTTTTGTTAGTAGCTGTTTCATGCCGCAATACAAAAAAAGAAGATAATGCAGGAGCTATTCCAGCCCAGGACACATTGGGCCTGGCGGAATATCAAAAATGGAAAATGGAGAATGAGGTTCGGAATCGTCTGGAGCAGGAACAGGCTCAGAACCAGGCTGCCGCAGCCCCGGCACCACGCCCGTCATCTTCCAGTTCAAGAAGTACCACCGGCGGTACTTACCACAGTAGTGCTGCCAGTGTAAGCAATGACAACAATAGCTATTCCTCTGATAATTCCGGTGGTTCTGTAGCCCAGGCCCCGGCTCCGGCCCCTAAAAAGAAGGGCATGAGCCACACTGCCAAAGGAGCTATAGTAGGTGCTGCTTCAGGTGCTGTTATAGGTGCTGTGGCTAACAAGCATAACCGTTTAGGAGGCGGTGTTGTAGGAGGGGTGATTGGCGCGGCTACCGGTGCAGGTGTAGGTGCAATAGTAGATAAAAAAGAACGCCAGCGCGGTGACTAA
- a CDS encoding DUF6799 domain-containing protein: MKKILGIAAAAVVFMACNSSETKTTEATTDSTAAPQVVVDSNAVTPPPVEYAEGDIIKKDDGKIYVFTNGNWVVADKEIKLDNGTVIKPNGEVKNKEGKTITLDTGEYVNRSGNFFDKTGGAISNAWDKTKEGVSNAADATKKGLEKAADATKTGVEKGVEATKEAAHKTGDAIKKGAHKVGDKVKDVTNDIKN, encoded by the coding sequence ATGAAAAAGATTTTGGGTATAGCTGCAGCCGCAGTAGTTTTTATGGCCTGCAACAGTTCTGAAACAAAGACCACAGAAGCAACAACAGACTCCACTGCTGCACCACAGGTTGTGGTAGATAGCAATGCCGTAACTCCCCCGCCTGTTGAATATGCAGAAGGCGACATTATAAAAAAAGATGATGGTAAGATTTATGTTTTTACAAATGGTAACTGGGTTGTTGCCGATAAGGAAATTAAACTGGATAACGGTACGGTGATCAAGCCGAACGGTGAAGTTAAAAATAAAGAAGGTAAGACAATCACCCTGGATACCGGTGAATATGTAAACCGATCCGGAAATTTCTTTGATAAAACAGGCGGGGCAATAAGTAATGCATGGGATAAAACCAAGGAAGGGGTGTCCAACGCGGCAGATGCTACAAAGAAAGGCTTAGAGAAAGCCGCAGACGCAACAAAAACCGGTGTTGAAAAAGGAGTGGAAGCTACAAAAGAAGCTGCTCATAAAACCGGTGATGCTATTAAGAAAGGGGCGCATAAAGTTGGCGATAAGGTAAAAGATGTAACCAACGATATTAAGAACTAA
- a CDS encoding WD40/YVTN/BNR-like repeat-containing protein, giving the protein MSVRFLLIFLLGIPSLACAQVLEILEQGKPSNLRGIGIYKKTVWASGSNGYVGRSDDNGHTWAWQQVAGYENKDFRDIQVLDSHTALLMAIESPAYILKTADAGSTWKKVYENKDTSMFLDAMAFADAQQGYVIGDPLGSHLFMAATKDGGNTWGPVTNSFPPLLKGEAFFAASGTNIAVDTHQLFLVSGGAQSRLMTKGQALRLPIMQGTESTGANSIGIFNNKIMVAGGDFSNPRRNDSVLIFSNDGGKTWQHPALPPGGYRSAVAAVDQNTWITCGLTGVEVSKDGGLTWQQLSVESFNAISINKAARTAFLAGSGGRIAKVVF; this is encoded by the coding sequence ATGTCCGTTCGCTTCCTGCTAATTTTTCTTTTAGGTATCCCCTCCCTGGCCTGCGCACAAGTCTTAGAGATACTGGAACAAGGCAAGCCTTCCAACCTCCGGGGCATAGGCATTTACAAAAAAACCGTATGGGCAAGCGGAAGCAACGGGTATGTTGGCCGTTCTGATGACAATGGCCATACATGGGCCTGGCAGCAGGTAGCCGGCTATGAAAACAAAGATTTCAGAGACATACAGGTACTGGATAGCCATACTGCATTATTGATGGCTATTGAAAGCCCGGCGTATATTTTAAAAACGGCAGATGCAGGAAGTACCTGGAAAAAAGTGTATGAGAATAAAGACACATCCATGTTCCTGGATGCAATGGCTTTTGCAGATGCTCAGCAAGGATATGTTATCGGAGACCCGCTCGGCAGCCACTTATTTATGGCGGCAACAAAGGATGGCGGCAATACCTGGGGGCCTGTTACTAATTCATTTCCCCCCTTATTAAAAGGAGAAGCATTTTTTGCAGCCAGTGGTACCAACATTGCCGTTGACACGCATCAGCTATTCCTGGTCAGTGGTGGAGCACAATCAAGATTGATGACTAAGGGTCAGGCTTTACGACTGCCCATTATGCAGGGCACTGAAAGCACAGGTGCCAATAGTATAGGCATTTTCAACAATAAGATAATGGTTGCCGGCGGCGACTTTTCCAATCCCCGCAGGAATGACAGTGTGCTGATCTTTAGCAACGATGGCGGAAAAACCTGGCAGCATCCAGCCCTACCCCCCGGGGGCTACAGGAGCGCCGTGGCGGCAGTTGATCAAAATACCTGGATCACCTGCGGCCTCACGGGTGTGGAAGTATCTAAAGACGGAGGCCTCACCTGGCAACAGCTTTCCGTTGAAAGCTTTAATGCAATAAGTATTAATAAAGCAGCAAGAACCGCCTTTCTGGCCGGTTCCGGAGGCAGAATTGCTAAAGTCGTTTTCTGA
- a CDS encoding putative toxin-antitoxin system toxin component, PIN family has protein sequence MIIDALFLESKIQIRISEQLIQEYFEVLLRLKFARFPDLTRKAKSILIEIGIRAGLYKPRIKLNIISDKDDNMILELAEESGADFMIPGNTNDFTIAQYKSTKIVTPKNYWERYKPE, from the coding sequence TTGATTATTGATGCACTTTTTCTTGAAAGTAAAATCCAGATCCGCATTTCAGAACAGTTGATTCAGGAATATTTCGAAGTTCTGTTAAGACTCAAATTTGCTCGTTTTCCGGACCTTACAAGAAAGGCAAAGAGTATTCTGATTGAAATCGGAATAAGAGCCGGCTTATATAAGCCCCGTATTAAATTAAACATTATTTCTGATAAAGACGATAATATGATTCTCGAACTTGCCGAAGAAAGTGGTGCTGACTTTATGATCCCTGGGAACACAAATGATTTTACAATTGCTCAATACAAGAGCACTAAAATTGTAACACCAAAAAATTATTGGGAACGTTATAAACCTGAATAG
- a CDS encoding outer membrane beta-barrel protein, producing the protein MKHLIFSALALLAGMQLVNAQTGWNIGDRAAIGHSWMVGNRPDDSKRKFHISFELGRVATYNFSDNVGVGFGTYFSSQGGSYELQNNSKVIARANYIKIPVFASFVFGAVENRVRPRLTVGPSVQFLVGGKTFAKNDDDAFAGVYTTKAMNTKIDAGANASLGLNIRVCDGFYINNDINYYHGFVEQKPNNASESPSYTNRGLYLSMGMQINGQAMKQWKQKMMKHKNRD; encoded by the coding sequence ATGAAACATTTAATCTTTTCTGCATTGGCCCTGCTTGCAGGCATGCAACTGGTAAACGCACAAACCGGATGGAATATCGGCGACCGTGCAGCTATCGGCCATTCGTGGATGGTAGGTAACCGGCCGGACGACAGTAAGCGCAAATTTCATATCTCCTTTGAGCTGGGGCGCGTAGCCACCTATAATTTCAGTGATAATGTGGGTGTTGGATTTGGCACTTATTTCAGCAGCCAGGGAGGTAGCTATGAGTTACAGAACAATTCCAAAGTTATTGCAAGGGCCAACTATATTAAAATTCCGGTATTTGCCAGTTTTGTTTTTGGCGCTGTTGAAAACAGGGTTCGCCCCAGGTTAACGGTTGGCCCCTCCGTTCAGTTCCTCGTAGGTGGCAAGACCTTTGCAAAAAATGATGATGATGCATTTGCAGGAGTTTATACAACAAAGGCGATGAATACAAAAATTGACGCCGGCGCCAATGCATCCCTGGGCCTTAACATCCGCGTATGCGATGGATTTTATATCAATAACGACATTAATTATTATCACGGGTTTGTTGAACAGAAACCCAATAACGCGTCTGAAAGCCCCTCTTATACAAACAGGGGGTTATACCTGAGCATGGGCATGCAAATAAACGGCCAGGCAATGAAGCAATGGAAACAGAAGATGATGAAACATAAAAACAGGGATTAA
- the thrS gene encoding threonine--tRNA ligase → MITITFPDGAKRAYESGVTALDVAKSISEGLARKVIAAAIDGEIWDATRPIHKDSNVVLLTWNDAGGKKAFWHSTAHLMAEAVEAVFPGVKFWVGPPLETGGFYYDMDLGDRKLSEEDLSVLEKKMNELAKQNNPYIRKEISKADAVNYFTEKGDEYKLDLLQNLEDGNITFYTQGNFTDLCRGPHIPGTGIIKAIKLTNVAGAYWKGDEKNKMLTRVYGISFPNQKELDEYLHMLEEAKKRDHRKLGKELGIYTTNDDVGAGLIMWMPNGAVVIEELERLAKETEEDAGYKRVVTPHIAKENLYLTSGHLPYYADSMYPAMDVDGEKYYLKAMNCPHHHKIFDAEPKSYRDMPYRLAEYGTCYRYEQSGELFGLMRVRCLHMNDAHIYCSKEQFAEEFKAVNDMYLKYFKIFGIEKYVMRLSLHDPEKLGQKYVNEPELWQETEDLVRNVLKESNIPYVEVKGEGAFYGPKIDVQIWSAIGREFTLATNQVDFAQPRRFHLSFTNQHNEPEIPLIIHRAPLGTHERFIGFLLEHYAGKFPVWLAPVQVKLLPISEKFFDYAKTVHKALRKAGIRAEIDERNEKIGKKIRDTELMKIPYMLVIGEKEVNDNKVAVRRQGKGDAGTKTVEEFIAGVQQEIADRADEV, encoded by the coding sequence ATGATTACAATAACATTTCCGGACGGAGCTAAGCGCGCGTATGAAAGTGGTGTAACTGCCCTTGATGTAGCAAAGTCGATTTCTGAGGGGTTGGCAAGGAAGGTAATTGCCGCCGCTATTGATGGTGAGATCTGGGATGCAACGCGGCCAATTCATAAAGACAGTAATGTGGTGTTGCTTACCTGGAACGATGCTGGTGGTAAAAAAGCATTCTGGCATTCTACCGCGCACCTGATGGCCGAAGCGGTTGAGGCTGTTTTTCCGGGGGTAAAATTCTGGGTAGGACCGCCACTGGAAACAGGCGGTTTTTACTACGATATGGATCTGGGCGACCGGAAACTTTCTGAAGAGGATTTAAGTGTTCTGGAAAAAAAGATGAATGAGCTGGCAAAGCAAAATAACCCTTATATACGTAAGGAGATCTCAAAAGCAGACGCTGTAAATTATTTTACTGAAAAGGGCGATGAATACAAGCTGGATCTGCTTCAGAACCTGGAAGACGGCAATATTACCTTTTACACACAGGGAAACTTTACGGACCTGTGCCGGGGGCCGCATATTCCGGGCACCGGCATCATTAAAGCTATTAAATTAACCAATGTTGCCGGCGCCTACTGGAAAGGAGATGAAAAAAATAAAATGCTTACCCGCGTATATGGCATCAGCTTTCCGAACCAGAAGGAGCTGGATGAATACCTGCATATGCTGGAAGAAGCAAAGAAGCGTGATCACCGGAAACTGGGGAAAGAATTGGGCATTTATACCACCAATGATGATGTGGGCGCAGGGCTGATCATGTGGATGCCTAACGGCGCAGTAGTGATAGAGGAACTGGAACGGCTGGCAAAGGAAACTGAAGAAGATGCCGGCTATAAGCGGGTGGTAACACCGCATATTGCTAAAGAAAACCTGTACCTGACCAGTGGCCACCTGCCTTATTATGCAGACAGCATGTACCCTGCAATGGATGTAGACGGGGAAAAGTATTACCTGAAAGCGATGAACTGCCCGCATCACCATAAGATATTTGATGCGGAGCCCAAAAGCTACCGCGATATGCCTTATCGCCTGGCGGAGTATGGCACCTGCTACCGCTATGAACAAAGCGGGGAGCTGTTTGGGTTGATGCGCGTACGGTGCCTGCATATGAATGATGCGCATATCTATTGCAGCAAGGAGCAGTTTGCTGAAGAGTTTAAGGCCGTGAACGATATGTATTTAAAATACTTTAAAATATTTGGTATTGAAAAATACGTCATGCGTTTATCGCTGCATGACCCCGAAAAACTGGGGCAGAAATATGTAAATGAACCCGAATTATGGCAGGAAACCGAAGACCTGGTAAGGAATGTGCTGAAAGAATCCAACATTCCCTATGTGGAAGTAAAAGGAGAGGGAGCTTTTTATGGCCCGAAGATCGATGTGCAGATCTGGAGCGCTATCGGGCGCGAATTTACACTGGCCACCAACCAGGTAGATTTTGCGCAGCCGCGCCGGTTTCATTTAAGCTTTACCAACCAGCATAATGAACCGGAAATACCCCTCATCATTCACCGTGCACCATTAGGCACACACGAACGCTTTATAGGATTTTTGCTGGAACATTATGCCGGTAAATTTCCTGTATGGCTGGCACCGGTGCAGGTAAAGTTATTACCGATCAGCGAGAAGTTCTTCGATTATGCCAAAACAGTGCATAAGGCATTGCGCAAGGCCGGCATCCGTGCTGAAATTGATGAGCGGAATGAAAAAATAGGTAAAAAGATCCGTGATACCGAACTGATGAAAATACCCTATATGCTGGTTATTGGTGAAAAAGAGGTGAATGATAACAAAGTGGCTGTTCGCCGCCAGGGTAAGGGAGATGCCGGAACAAAAACGGTTGAGGAATTTATTGCTGGTGTTCAGCAGGAAATTGCAGACCGGGCCGATGAAGTGTAG
- the der gene encoding ribosome biogenesis GTPase Der: MNFTVAIVGRPNVGKSTLFNRLLEQKKAIVDDVSGVTRDRQYGISEWNGKTFNVIDTGGFVHGSDDVFEREIAKQVLVAVEEASVIVFMVDAATGITDLDDSMARVLRKSTQPVFLVVNKVDNNERMLEATEFYSMGFDNVFFIAAASGSGTGELLDAVTALMTDDAHVDERLAQLPKFAIIGQPNVGKSSLLNALVGEERTIVSDIAGTTRDTIHTHYNLFQKEFVLIDTAGIRRKAKVHEDLEFYSVIRAIKAMDEADVCLLLLDAEKGMTAQDLNIFSLAAKKGKGIVLLVNKWDLVKNKQTNTAKEYEDTLKKRLAPFNDVPVLFVSATEKTRIFKAIEIALEVYENRQRRISTSKLNEVMLKAVEAHHAPVVRGHAVKIKFVTQLPTAVPSFAFFCNFPDDIKTPYRNYLENQLRKHFNFTGVSVRLFFRKK, encoded by the coding sequence ATGAATTTTACTGTAGCCATTGTAGGGAGGCCCAATGTAGGAAAGAGCACACTCTTTAACCGTTTGCTGGAACAGAAGAAAGCAATTGTGGATGATGTAAGCGGTGTTACGCGCGATCGCCAGTATGGCATCAGCGAGTGGAACGGGAAAACGTTTAATGTTATTGATACCGGAGGGTTTGTGCATGGCAGCGATGATGTTTTTGAAAGAGAGATTGCCAAGCAGGTGCTGGTAGCTGTTGAGGAGGCCAGCGTCATTGTGTTTATGGTGGATGCTGCTACCGGCATTACAGACCTGGATGATTCAATGGCGAGGGTGCTGAGGAAAAGTACCCAACCGGTTTTCCTTGTGGTCAATAAGGTAGACAATAATGAGCGGATGCTGGAAGCCACCGAGTTTTATAGCATGGGTTTTGACAATGTATTCTTTATTGCAGCTGCAAGCGGAAGCGGAACGGGGGAACTGCTGGATGCCGTTACCGCGTTAATGACTGACGATGCTCATGTAGATGAACGCCTGGCACAGCTTCCGAAATTTGCTATCATTGGTCAACCCAATGTGGGCAAGTCTTCCCTGCTGAATGCATTGGTAGGTGAGGAGCGAACCATTGTAAGCGATATAGCAGGTACCACCCGCGATACCATCCATACCCATTATAATCTATTTCAGAAGGAATTTGTGCTGATTGATACTGCCGGTATCCGGAGGAAAGCCAAAGTGCATGAAGACCTGGAATTCTATTCCGTTATCCGCGCCATCAAGGCGATGGATGAGGCAGATGTTTGTTTATTGCTGCTGGATGCTGAAAAAGGGATGACAGCGCAGGATCTGAATATTTTCAGCCTGGCTGCAAAAAAAGGGAAGGGGATTGTGCTGCTGGTGAATAAGTGGGACCTGGTTAAGAACAAGCAAACCAATACTGCTAAAGAATATGAAGATACCCTGAAGAAACGGCTCGCTCCTTTTAATGACGTGCCGGTGCTGTTTGTATCTGCAACTGAAAAAACCAGGATCTTCAAAGCCATTGAAATTGCCCTGGAAGTATATGAGAACCGACAGCGCAGGATATCTACCAGCAAGCTTAATGAAGTAATGCTGAAAGCTGTTGAAGCGCATCATGCACCGGTTGTAAGAGGGCATGCTGTAAAGATCAAATTTGTAACCCAATTGCCTACGGCTGTTCCTTCCTTTGCTTTTTTCTGCAATTTCCCTGACGATATTAAAACACCGTACCGGAATTATCTTGAAAACCAGCTCCGGAAACATTTTAACTTTACCGGCGTTTCTGTACGGCTGTTTTTCAGGAAAAAATAA